In one window of Streptomyces roseofulvus DNA:
- a CDS encoding L-threonylcarbamoyladenylate synthase — MAKYIDVHPANPQPRIIDGVADSIRKGGLIAYPTDSCYALGSRIGNHDGLQRIREIRRLDDRHHFTLMCADFAQLGQLVHIDNRVFRAVKAAVPGAYTFILPGTKEVPRQLLHPKKKTVGVRIPDHTVTQALLASLGEPLLSSTLLLPDEEEPLTQGWEIKERLDHQVDAVLDSGDCGTVPTTVVDFSGGDPEIVRVGAGDPTRFE; from the coding sequence ATGGCGAAGTACATCGACGTGCACCCCGCGAACCCCCAGCCGCGCATCATCGACGGCGTGGCCGACTCGATCCGCAAGGGCGGGCTGATCGCCTACCCCACCGACTCCTGCTACGCCCTCGGCAGCCGCATCGGCAACCACGACGGGCTCCAGCGCATCCGGGAGATCCGCCGCCTCGACGACCGGCACCACTTCACCCTCATGTGCGCGGACTTCGCCCAGCTCGGCCAGCTCGTGCACATCGACAACCGGGTCTTCCGCGCCGTCAAGGCCGCCGTCCCCGGCGCGTACACCTTCATCCTGCCGGGCACCAAGGAGGTGCCCCGCCAGCTCCTCCACCCGAAGAAGAAGACGGTCGGCGTCCGCATCCCCGACCACACCGTCACCCAGGCGCTGCTCGCCTCACTCGGCGAACCCCTGCTCTCCAGCACCCTGCTGCTGCCCGACGAGGAGGAGCCGCTGACCCAGGGCTGGGAGATCAAGGAGCGGCTCGACCACCAGGTCGACGCCGTCCTCGACTCCGGCGACTGCGGCACCGTCCCCACCACCGTCGTCGACTTCTCCGGCGGCGACCCCGAGATCGTCCGCGTCGGCGCCGGGGACCCCACCCGCTTCGAGTGA
- a CDS encoding BCCT family transporter has product MSTDMNEGPSPDHVPERHAPDAQVIGIGVAAVVGVVAWAALGKESFDSASSAALSWVLDNFAWLFVVGADAFLVLCVVLAMSRFGRIRLGADDSEPEFTNLAWVAMMFSAGMGIGLMFYGVGEPLQHFLDPPPGGGPAGTGAAARTAMEYSFFHWTLTPWAIYGIAGLALAYAGFRKGRGNRLSSAFVPLLGARRAASWQGRAIDLLAVFATVFGTATSLGLGALQVSEGLDLTMGVEDSTATQLIIIASLSAAFVLSAFSGLHKGVKWLSTLNIVLAACLALFVFLLGPTVYILDTIPASVGGYLHQLLPMASRTGAFTDRAWLGAWTIFYWAWWLSWAPFVGTFIARISRGRTIREFLVGVLLVPSGATVVWFCVMGGTAIRLESTGEADLATAVKDGAEASLFAMLEALPLGTVTSVIAMLLVMTYFVTSADSASLVMGSLTSRGSLHPPTWLVVTWGVLMAAVAAVLLVVGGLNSLQTATILVALPFVVVMLLLCWALVRELREDPGAGPARHHALHGMRDAVRALVGEAMTEQGGTARHHRLRRAARSRADAEGGEPPREGGA; this is encoded by the coding sequence ATGAGCACGGATATGAACGAGGGACCCTCCCCGGATCACGTACCGGAACGGCACGCGCCCGACGCGCAGGTCATCGGGATCGGCGTGGCCGCCGTCGTCGGGGTGGTCGCCTGGGCGGCACTCGGCAAGGAATCCTTCGACAGCGCCTCCTCCGCCGCCCTCTCCTGGGTCCTGGACAACTTCGCGTGGCTGTTCGTGGTCGGCGCGGACGCCTTCCTGGTGCTGTGCGTGGTGCTCGCGATGAGCCGCTTCGGCCGGATCCGGCTGGGCGCGGACGACTCCGAGCCGGAGTTCACCAACCTGGCGTGGGTCGCGATGATGTTCAGCGCCGGCATGGGCATCGGCCTGATGTTCTACGGCGTCGGGGAGCCGCTCCAGCACTTCCTGGACCCGCCGCCGGGCGGCGGCCCGGCGGGCACGGGTGCGGCGGCCCGGACGGCGATGGAGTACTCCTTCTTCCACTGGACGCTGACCCCGTGGGCGATCTACGGCATCGCCGGTCTGGCCCTGGCGTACGCGGGCTTCCGCAAGGGCCGCGGCAACCGGCTGAGCAGCGCTTTCGTCCCGCTCCTCGGCGCCCGCCGGGCCGCCTCCTGGCAGGGCAGGGCGATCGACCTGCTCGCCGTCTTCGCGACCGTCTTCGGCACGGCCACCAGCCTCGGCCTGGGCGCGCTCCAGGTCTCCGAGGGACTCGACCTCACGATGGGCGTCGAGGACTCGACGGCCACCCAGCTGATCATCATCGCCTCGCTGTCGGCGGCGTTCGTCCTGTCGGCCTTCTCGGGCCTGCACAAGGGCGTCAAGTGGCTGTCGACGCTGAACATCGTGCTCGCCGCCTGCCTGGCGCTCTTCGTCTTCCTGCTCGGACCGACGGTCTACATCCTGGACACCATCCCGGCCTCGGTCGGCGGCTACCTCCACCAGCTGCTGCCGATGGCGAGCCGCACCGGCGCCTTCACCGACCGCGCGTGGCTGGGCGCCTGGACGATCTTCTACTGGGCGTGGTGGCTGTCCTGGGCGCCGTTCGTCGGCACCTTCATCGCCCGGATCTCGCGCGGCCGGACGATCCGCGAGTTCCTGGTGGGCGTGCTGCTCGTGCCGTCGGGGGCGACGGTGGTCTGGTTCTGCGTGATGGGCGGCACGGCCATCCGGCTGGAGTCCACCGGCGAGGCCGATCTGGCGACCGCCGTGAAGGACGGGGCGGAGGCCTCGCTCTTCGCGATGCTGGAGGCGCTGCCGCTGGGCACGGTCACCTCGGTCATCGCGATGCTCCTGGTGATGACGTACTTCGTGACCAGCGCCGACTCGGCCTCCCTCGTCATGGGCTCGCTGACCAGCCGGGGCTCGCTGCACCCGCCGACCTGGCTGGTGGTGACCTGGGGCGTGCTCATGGCGGCCGTGGCGGCGGTGCTGCTGGTGGTGGGCGGCCTGAACTCGCTCCAGACGGCGACGATCCTGGTGGCGCTGCCCTTCGTGGTGGTCATGCTGCTGCTGTGCTGGGCGCTGGTACGCGAGCTGCGGGAGGACCCGGGCGCGGGCCCGGCCCGGCACCACGCCCTGCACGGGATGCGGGACGCGGTACGGGCCCTGGTCGGCGAGGCGATGACCGAGCAGGGCGGCACGGCCCGGCACCACCGGCTGCGCCGCGCGGCCCGCTCCCGCGCCGACGCGGAGGGCGGCGAGCCGCCGCGGGAGGGAGGGGCGTGA
- a CDS encoding ADP-ribosylglycohydrolase family protein → MTAGTAPRPAPAGPDLADRILGGWTGRIAGNMLGKPVEQGEHWTRERIDAYLRLTGALPLTDYLPPPPDGAQGFELRPEWPACVRGGIRESCRDDDVDYTLLGLHLLETHGFGFTTEQVGELWLLRLPYLQTYTAERAAYRNLANGLRPPLTATYDNPYQEWIGALIRADVYGWTSPGDPRRAAGLARRDAVVSHTGNGVYGAMWAAALVAAAFTAPDARSALVAALEVVPPGCRLARTVRETIALYEAGLGWSRTLDEMAERTAGLGWIHVVPNAAVLTAGLLHGEGDFTRTIALTVRGGLDTDSNGATAGSVAGVLCGAAAIPPQWSAPLRDRVRSAVYGFDGAGIGELAARTLRLATLAP, encoded by the coding sequence GTGACGGCCGGCACGGCGCCCCGGCCGGCGCCCGCCGGACCGGACCTCGCCGACCGGATCCTCGGCGGCTGGACCGGGCGGATCGCCGGGAACATGCTCGGCAAGCCGGTCGAGCAGGGCGAGCACTGGACGCGGGAGCGGATCGACGCCTATCTGCGGCTCACCGGCGCGCTGCCCCTCACCGACTACCTGCCGCCCCCGCCGGACGGCGCGCAGGGCTTCGAGCTGCGGCCCGAGTGGCCGGCGTGCGTGCGCGGCGGGATCCGGGAGAGCTGCCGGGACGACGACGTCGACTACACCCTGCTCGGGCTGCACCTGCTGGAGACGCACGGCTTCGGCTTCACCACCGAGCAGGTGGGCGAGCTGTGGCTGCTGCGGCTGCCGTACCTCCAGACGTACACCGCCGAGCGGGCCGCGTACCGGAACCTCGCCAACGGGCTGAGACCGCCGCTGACCGCCACGTACGACAACCCCTACCAGGAGTGGATCGGGGCGCTGATCAGGGCGGACGTCTACGGCTGGACGAGCCCGGGCGACCCGCGCAGGGCGGCCGGCCTGGCCCGCCGGGACGCGGTGGTCTCGCACACCGGGAACGGGGTGTACGGGGCGATGTGGGCGGCCGCCCTGGTCGCCGCCGCCTTCACCGCGCCCGACGCCCGCTCCGCCCTGGTCGCGGCCCTGGAGGTGGTGCCGCCGGGCTGCCGGCTGGCCCGGACCGTGCGCGAGACGATCGCGCTGTACGAGGCGGGGCTCGGCTGGTCGCGGACGCTCGACGAGATGGCGGAGCGCACGGCCGGCCTGGGGTGGATCCACGTCGTGCCCAACGCGGCCGTGCTCACGGCCGGGCTGCTCCACGGCGAGGGCGACTTCACCCGCACGATCGCGCTGACCGTCCGCGGCGGCCTGGACACGGACTCCAACGGGGCGACGGCCGGATCGGTGGCCGGGGTGCTGTGCGGGGCGGCGGCGATCCCGCCGCAGTGGTCGGCGCCGCTGCGCGACCGGGTGCGCAGCGCGGTGTACGGCTTCGACGGCGCCGGGATCGGCGAACTCGCCGCGCGGACGCTGCGGCTGGCTACGCTGGCACCGTGA
- a CDS encoding metallophosphoesterase yields the protein MIVIAHVSDIHIDTEERAAARTRAVLRHLEDLPYDLAAVLVSGDIADHGAPAEYDRARALLAGRHPLVVCPGNHDDRAAFRAGLGPLLHEDGDPAPTAPVDQVLRGDGFVLAVCDSSIPGKHDGHLEDGTLERLDRVLTDTPRDTPVLVAFHHPPVPLHTPYVDEIRQFGEDRLAALADRHPHLTAFLAGHAHTAAATTFAGRPLLVAPGTVSTIRLPWEHPGPDSPHVHLDTPPGVAFHVLGDDGRLTTHYRTVPVAD from the coding sequence GTGATCGTCATCGCCCATGTCAGCGACATCCACATCGACACGGAGGAGCGGGCCGCCGCGCGCACCCGCGCCGTCCTGCGCCACCTGGAGGACCTGCCGTACGACCTCGCGGCCGTCCTCGTCTCCGGCGACATCGCCGACCACGGCGCCCCCGCCGAGTACGACCGCGCCCGCGCACTCCTCGCCGGCCGTCACCCGCTGGTCGTCTGCCCCGGCAACCACGACGACCGCGCCGCCTTCCGGGCCGGGCTCGGGCCGCTGCTCCACGAGGACGGCGACCCGGCGCCCACCGCCCCCGTCGACCAGGTGCTGCGCGGCGACGGTTTCGTCCTCGCCGTCTGCGACTCCTCCATCCCCGGCAAGCACGACGGCCACCTGGAGGACGGCACCCTGGAGCGGCTGGACCGGGTCCTCACCGACACCCCGCGCGACACCCCCGTCCTCGTCGCCTTCCACCACCCGCCGGTGCCGCTGCACACCCCGTACGTGGACGAGATCCGCCAGTTCGGCGAGGACCGGCTCGCCGCGCTCGCCGACCGCCACCCCCACCTCACCGCCTTCCTGGCCGGCCACGCCCACACCGCAGCCGCCACCACCTTCGCCGGCCGCCCCCTGCTCGTCGCCCCCGGCACCGTCTCCACGATCCGGTTGCCCTGGGAGCACCCCGGCCCGGACAGCCCGCACGTCCACCTGGACACCCCGCCGGGGGTCGCCTTCCACGTCCTCGGCGACGACGGACGCCTCACCACCCACTACCGGACGGTGCCCGTCGCCGACTGA
- a CDS encoding AlkA N-terminal domain-containing protein: MHTETERCVRAVQSKDARFDGVFFTAVRTTRIYCRPSCPAVPPKPENMEFHPSAAACQRAGFRACKRCRPDTSPGSPEWNVRADAVARAMRLIQDGVVDREGVPGLARRLGWSTRQVERQLLAELGAGPLALARAQRAQTARTLVETTGLPFGEIAFAAGFSSIRSFNDTVRQVFALTPGELRARAARPAAPHTPGVISLRLPFRAPLEPSNLFGHLAATAVPGVEEWRDGAYRRTLALPYGHGIVALAPRPDHIACRLSLTDPRDLTHAISRCRRLLDLDADPVAVDDRLRADPLLAPLVDKAPGRRVPGTVDPAEFAVRAVLGQQVSTAAARTHAARLVTAHGVPVDDPEGGLTHLFPTPEALSGLDPETLALPRSRRTTLLTLVRALADGELALGPDTDRAETRARLLALPGFGPWTTEVIAMRALGDPDAFLPGDLGVRRAAEGLGLPGSPAALTVRSAHWAPWRAYAVQYLWATDAHPINHLPA, translated from the coding sequence ATGCACACCGAGACCGAGCGCTGCGTGAGGGCCGTCCAGTCCAAGGACGCCCGCTTCGACGGCGTCTTCTTCACCGCCGTCCGCACCACTCGGATCTACTGCCGGCCGAGCTGTCCGGCGGTCCCGCCCAAGCCCGAGAACATGGAGTTCCACCCCAGCGCCGCCGCCTGCCAGCGGGCCGGCTTCCGGGCCTGCAAGCGGTGCCGCCCCGACACCAGCCCCGGCTCCCCGGAGTGGAACGTGCGCGCCGACGCCGTCGCCCGCGCGATGCGGCTCATCCAGGACGGGGTGGTGGACCGGGAGGGCGTGCCGGGGCTCGCCCGGCGGCTCGGCTGGTCCACCCGGCAGGTCGAGCGCCAGCTCCTCGCCGAGCTGGGCGCCGGCCCGCTCGCCCTGGCCCGCGCCCAGCGCGCGCAGACCGCCCGCACCCTCGTCGAGACCACCGGGCTGCCCTTCGGCGAGATCGCCTTCGCCGCCGGCTTCTCCTCGATCCGCTCCTTCAACGACACCGTCCGCCAGGTCTTCGCGCTCACCCCCGGCGAACTGCGGGCCCGGGCCGCCCGGCCCGCCGCGCCGCACACCCCCGGCGTGATCAGCCTCCGGCTGCCCTTCCGGGCCCCGCTCGAACCGTCCAACCTCTTCGGCCACCTCGCCGCCACCGCCGTCCCCGGCGTCGAGGAGTGGCGCGACGGCGCCTACCGGCGCACCCTGGCCCTCCCGTACGGGCACGGCATCGTCGCCCTCGCCCCGCGCCCCGACCACATCGCCTGCCGGCTCTCGCTCACCGACCCCCGCGACCTCACCCACGCCATCAGCCGCTGCCGCCGCCTCCTCGACCTCGACGCCGACCCCGTCGCCGTCGACGACCGGCTCCGCGCCGATCCGCTGCTCGCCCCGCTCGTCGACAAGGCGCCCGGGCGCCGGGTCCCCGGCACCGTCGACCCGGCCGAGTTCGCCGTCCGGGCCGTCCTCGGCCAGCAGGTCTCCACGGCCGCCGCCCGCACCCACGCGGCCCGGCTCGTCACCGCCCACGGCGTCCCCGTCGACGACCCCGAGGGCGGCCTCACCCACCTCTTCCCCACCCCCGAGGCGCTCTCCGGGCTCGACCCCGAGACCCTCGCCCTGCCCCGCAGCCGGCGCACCACCCTGCTCACCCTGGTCCGGGCCCTCGCCGACGGCGAGCTGGCCCTCGGCCCCGACACGGACCGCGCCGAGACCCGCGCCCGGCTGCTCGCCCTGCCCGGCTTCGGCCCCTGGACCACCGAGGTCATCGCCATGCGGGCGCTCGGCGACCCCGACGCCTTCCTCCCCGGCGACCTCGGCGTCCGCCGCGCCGCCGAGGGCCTGGGCCTGCCCGGCAGCCCCGCAGCCCTCACCGTCCGCTCCGCCCACTGGGCGCCGTGGCGCGCCTACGCCGTCCAGTACCTGTGGGCGACCGACGCCCACCCGATCAACCACCTCCCCGCGTAA
- a CDS encoding methylated-DNA--[protein]-cysteine S-methyltransferase, with product MPRTAASRTVVHTVVDSPYEPLTLVAVDGVLSRVHMTGQRHRPPEETFGAPDPRPFGEAIRQLDAYFAGELTDFDLPLHLEGTPFQLRVWEQLRLIPYGETRTYGELAEALGNPGASRAVGLANGKNPVSVIVPCHRVIGSGGSLTGYGGGLDRKQRLLAFESGAAAPDALF from the coding sequence ATGCCCCGCACCGCCGCGTCCCGCACGGTCGTGCACACGGTCGTGGACAGCCCCTACGAGCCGCTGACCCTGGTGGCCGTCGACGGCGTCCTCAGCCGCGTCCACATGACCGGCCAGCGCCACCGCCCGCCCGAGGAGACCTTCGGCGCACCCGATCCGCGCCCCTTCGGCGAGGCGATCCGCCAGCTCGACGCCTACTTCGCGGGCGAGCTCACCGACTTCGACCTGCCGCTCCACCTGGAGGGCACGCCGTTCCAGCTGCGCGTCTGGGAGCAGCTCCGGCTCATCCCGTACGGGGAGACCCGCACGTACGGCGAGCTCGCCGAGGCCCTCGGCAACCCGGGCGCCTCCCGTGCGGTCGGCCTCGCCAACGGCAAGAACCCGGTCAGCGTCATCGTCCCCTGCCACCGCGTCATCGGCTCCGGCGGCAGCCTCACCGGCTACGGCGGCGGCCTCGACCGCAAGCAGCGGCTGCTCGCCTTCGAGTCGGGCGCCGCCGCCCCGGACGCGCTCTTCTGA
- a CDS encoding NUDIX hydrolase has translation MTVTDYATYIAGLPKVLAGAAALFRDARGRVLVVEPNYREGWALPGGTIESDTGETPRQAARRETAEEIGLDVPLGPLLTVDWVQSTLRPPIVAYVYDGGVLSEERFAEIRLQEEELLSWKLIEPSEVTAHLPGSLGLRVLAALDVLAGGHGPVELENGLPAAN, from the coding sequence GTGACCGTCACCGACTACGCCACGTACATCGCCGGCCTCCCCAAGGTGCTCGCCGGTGCCGCCGCGCTCTTCCGGGACGCCCGGGGCCGGGTCCTCGTCGTGGAGCCGAACTACCGCGAGGGCTGGGCCCTGCCCGGCGGCACGATCGAGTCCGACACGGGCGAGACGCCCCGGCAGGCGGCCCGCCGCGAGACCGCGGAGGAGATCGGCCTGGACGTGCCGCTGGGGCCGCTGCTCACGGTGGACTGGGTGCAGAGCACGCTCCGGCCGCCGATCGTGGCGTACGTGTACGACGGCGGGGTGCTGTCCGAGGAGCGGTTCGCGGAGATCCGGCTCCAGGAGGAGGAGTTGCTCTCCTGGAAGCTGATCGAGCCCTCCGAGGTGACCGCGCACCTGCCGGGCAGCCTGGGCCTGCGGGTGCTCGCCGCGCTGGACGTGCTGGCCGGCGGGCACGGTCCGGTGGAGCTGGAGAACGGCCTCCCCGCCGCCAACTGA
- a CDS encoding SIR2 family NAD-dependent protein deacylase has product MTMVAILSGAGISTDSGIPDYRGPNGLWRRDPEAERLVTYGPYMADPEVRRRSWLMRRDTPVLTAEPNAAHRAIAAFERTGGHALRVITQNVDGLHQAAGVPDRKVLELHGTVRSVVCTACHARSPMAEALERLAAGEPDPACRACGGILKPATVMFGQRLDPVVLGDAMSVAKAAEVFLAVGTSLQVQPAASLAGIAAEHGARLIIVNAEPTPYDALAAEVVREPIGTALPALLERLR; this is encoded by the coding sequence ATGACGATGGTCGCGATCCTCAGCGGTGCCGGTATCTCCACGGACTCGGGCATCCCGGACTACCGGGGGCCGAACGGGCTGTGGCGGCGGGACCCGGAGGCCGAACGGCTGGTCACCTACGGGCCGTACATGGCCGACCCGGAGGTCCGCCGCCGGTCGTGGCTGATGCGGCGGGACACGCCCGTGCTGACGGCGGAGCCGAACGCGGCGCACCGGGCGATCGCGGCGTTCGAGCGGACGGGCGGCCACGCGCTGCGGGTGATCACTCAGAATGTGGACGGGCTGCACCAGGCGGCCGGGGTGCCGGACCGGAAGGTCCTCGAACTGCACGGCACCGTACGGTCGGTGGTGTGCACGGCCTGCCATGCCCGCTCGCCGATGGCGGAGGCGCTGGAGCGGCTGGCGGCGGGCGAGCCCGATCCGGCGTGCCGGGCCTGCGGCGGGATCCTGAAGCCGGCGACGGTGATGTTCGGGCAGCGGCTCGACCCGGTGGTGCTCGGCGACGCGATGTCGGTCGCCAAGGCGGCCGAGGTGTTCCTCGCGGTCGGCACGAGCCTCCAGGTGCAGCCGGCGGCCTCGCTGGCCGGGATCGCGGCCGAGCACGGAGCCCGGCTGATCATCGTGAACGCCGAGCCGACCCCGTACGACGCGCTGGCCGCCGAGGTCGTGCGCGAACCGATCGGCACGGCCCTGCCGGCCCTCCTGGAGCGGCTGCGCTAG
- a CDS encoding inositol monophosphatase family protein: MIESFLEHVLDGGTTEVEEAVRKAAAAEIMPRFRRLADHEISEKKGPYDLVTVADRAAEEHLTRALTALLPGSVVVGEEAVDADPGLYGALRGDAPVWIVDPVDGTRQFVHGDPGFCSLVALARHGEVLASWTYAPALGELAVAVRGRGATLDGRPLRCGSPTPGAVLEVATSHPDYTTPDQKRALLGLVTEGVRPRPCGSAGLEYLSLARGTLDATAFSWELAWDHAAGLLLVAEAGGAQATVTGEPFRIAGGNTLPFTAARDAATAERIRALLAGAPAGD; this comes from the coding sequence ATGATCGAATCCTTCCTTGAGCACGTCCTCGACGGCGGTACGACCGAGGTGGAGGAAGCGGTCCGCAAGGCGGCCGCGGCGGAGATCATGCCGCGCTTCCGCCGGCTCGCCGACCACGAGATCAGCGAGAAGAAGGGGCCCTACGACCTGGTGACGGTCGCCGACCGGGCCGCCGAGGAGCACCTCACGCGGGCGCTGACCGCCCTGCTGCCGGGCTCCGTCGTGGTCGGCGAGGAGGCCGTGGACGCCGACCCGGGGCTGTACGGCGCGTTGCGCGGCGACGCGCCCGTCTGGATCGTCGACCCCGTCGACGGCACCCGCCAGTTCGTCCACGGCGATCCGGGCTTCTGCAGCCTCGTCGCCCTCGCCCGGCACGGCGAGGTCCTCGCCTCCTGGACCTACGCGCCCGCCCTCGGCGAGCTGGCCGTCGCCGTGCGGGGACGCGGCGCGACGCTCGACGGGCGGCCGCTCCGCTGCGGCTCGCCCACCCCGGGCGCGGTCCTGGAGGTCGCCACCTCGCACCCCGACTACACCACCCCGGACCAGAAGCGCGCCCTGCTCGGCCTGGTCACCGAGGGCGTACGACCCCGGCCGTGCGGCTCGGCCGGCCTGGAGTACCTGTCCCTCGCCCGCGGCACCCTCGACGCGACGGCCTTCAGCTGGGAACTCGCGTGGGATCACGCCGCCGGGCTGCTGCTGGTCGCCGAGGCCGGCGGCGCGCAGGCCACCGTCACCGGCGAGCCGTTCCGGATCGCCGGGGGCAACACGCTGCCGTTCACGGCGGCGCGGGACGCGGCCACCGCCGAGCGGATCCGCGCCCTCCTCGCCGGCGCCCCGGCCGGGGACTGA
- a CDS encoding NAD(P)/FAD-dependent oxidoreductase codes for MTSLLDAVVVGAGPNGLTAAVELARRGHSVAVFEAKDTVGGGARTEELTLPGFRHDPCSAVHPLGAGSPVFRTMPLDRYGLEWLHHDLPMAHPWDDGTAAVLSRSVAETAASLGPRDAGTYRRLVTPFLGRWETLFRDFMQLPLTALPRDPVGLARFGLAGLPPSTWLLRRFRDEKARGLLAGMVGHVIAPLDGFATSAVGLVFALAAHAVGWPVPRGGSQAIPDALTAYLTELGGTVHTGFEVKRLDDLPPARAYLFDTSPTALARITGFGAHHYAHYRYGASAFKIDYALDGPVPWTAEAARRAGTVQVGPTAGEIDTALRQASSGTAPDVPFLITSQPSLVDPSRAPEGKHVFWAYGHVPNGWRGDLTDAIERQIERFAPGFRDRILARATAGPPELAARNANYIGGDIACGAARGLQLVLRPTLSPWPYRTPHPSVFLCSAATPPGPGVHGMSGHNAAKAVWRHLRNLDGRGT; via the coding sequence GTGACGTCGCTGCTCGATGCCGTCGTCGTGGGGGCGGGGCCCAACGGTCTGACGGCCGCCGTCGAACTGGCCCGGCGCGGCCACTCCGTGGCCGTCTTCGAGGCCAAGGACACCGTCGGCGGCGGAGCCCGTACCGAGGAGCTCACCCTCCCCGGCTTCCGCCACGACCCCTGCTCCGCCGTCCATCCGCTCGGCGCCGGCTCGCCCGTCTTCCGGACCATGCCGCTCGACCGGTACGGCCTGGAATGGCTGCACCACGACCTGCCCATGGCCCACCCGTGGGACGACGGCACGGCCGCCGTCCTGTCCCGTTCGGTCGCCGAGACCGCCGCCTCCCTCGGGCCGCGCGACGCCGGCACGTACCGCCGGCTCGTCACCCCCTTCCTCGGCCGGTGGGAGACCCTCTTCCGGGACTTCATGCAGCTGCCGCTGACCGCGCTGCCCCGCGACCCGGTCGGTCTCGCCCGCTTCGGCCTCGCCGGACTGCCGCCCTCCACCTGGCTGCTGCGCCGCTTCCGCGACGAGAAGGCCCGCGGCCTCCTCGCCGGCATGGTCGGGCACGTCATCGCCCCCCTCGACGGCTTCGCCACCTCCGCCGTCGGCCTCGTCTTCGCGCTCGCCGCGCACGCCGTCGGCTGGCCCGTGCCCCGGGGCGGCTCCCAGGCGATCCCGGACGCCCTCACCGCGTACCTCACCGAGCTCGGCGGCACCGTCCACACCGGCTTCGAGGTCAAGCGCCTCGACGACCTGCCGCCCGCCCGCGCCTACCTCTTCGACACCTCGCCCACCGCCCTCGCCCGCATCACCGGCTTCGGCGCCCACCACTACGCCCACTACAGGTACGGCGCCTCCGCCTTCAAGATCGACTACGCCCTGGACGGCCCCGTGCCCTGGACCGCCGAGGCCGCCCGCCGGGCCGGCACCGTCCAGGTCGGGCCCACCGCCGGCGAGATCGACACCGCGCTGCGCCAGGCGTCCTCCGGCACCGCCCCCGACGTGCCGTTCCTCATCACCTCCCAGCCCAGCCTCGTCGACCCCAGCCGGGCCCCCGAGGGCAAGCACGTCTTCTGGGCGTACGGGCACGTGCCCAACGGCTGGCGCGGCGACCTCACCGACGCCATCGAGCGGCAGATCGAGCGCTTCGCCCCCGGCTTCCGCGACCGGATCCTCGCCCGGGCCACCGCCGGACCGCCCGAACTCGCCGCCCGCAACGCCAACTACATCGGCGGCGACATCGCCTGCGGCGCCGCCCGCGGCCTCCAGCTCGTCCTGCGCCCCACCCTCTCCCCGTGGCCGTACCGCACCCCCCACCCCTCGGTCTTCCTCTGCTCCGCCGCCACCCCGCCCGGCCCCGGCGTCCACGGCATGTCGGGGCACAACGCGGCCAAGGCCGTCTGGCGCCACCTCAGGAACCTGGACGGCCGCGGAACCTAG
- a CDS encoding type II toxin-antitoxin system VapB family antitoxin: MAKVNIALDAELVVEVMVLAGVGSPQDAVEAVVRDYIARGHRTEARTATRDEANRTGEMLPPEPPQG; the protein is encoded by the coding sequence ATGGCCAAGGTGAACATCGCGCTCGACGCGGAACTCGTCGTGGAAGTCATGGTCCTGGCAGGCGTCGGCAGCCCGCAGGACGCCGTGGAGGCGGTCGTCCGCGACTACATCGCGCGCGGCCACCGCACGGAGGCCCGGACCGCCACCCGCGACGAGGCGAACCGCACGGGCGAGATGCTGCCGCCCGAACCCCCGCAGGGATGA